The sequence GCATGTTTTACTCTCTCACTTTGACAATATTCGTATTGATAATTATTGGGTATGTGCTGGCATACTGTTAACAATCGCTCACCCGCACTCTACGCCTAGCGAACAAACAACTAGCCATGGCTACTCGAAACGTGCCCCCGCAGCACCAGTATTTACAAATGCCGGCGTCTAAATTAGGCTATAGTTTTTTTACGCGGAAACGCCAAAAGATTTTTAAAGCATATACCGTGCGCCTTAAAATTTATTAACTTATTTATTTACTTACGAAACTCTGAAGCTCATTGGCGAAGCCCAAACCGGCCTCTGTGTAGATATTGAACGTATGCTCAACGCCAACAGCTTTTAAGGCATCTTCCTCATCACGAAATTTCGTCGTTGCCGCGATACGGCCTCGATACCCCATATCTTTGAGTCGCAGTGCTGCATTCATATTGGCGGTATGTGTAGGCAAGGTCAACAACACCCAATCCAACCCCACAAGTAACTCCGGTGCCCTTGTCCAAAAATCCGGGTTAGTCGCATCGCCGTAAACCACGTTCCTTCCCTCTGCGCTGTGCTGCGTCGCCTTCTCCTGATCGAGCTCCACACCGACCAAATGACTAGGGTCATCCAGCTCCATCGCATTATAGGCCGCGGTGCCCATACGACCCATGCCGAACACCACCACCTTGACGCTACTCAAATCCAGATTCTCTTCGCCCGACAAACGCTTATACCGCTCGAAGCGTTTCAGCGTGGGCCGCCATGTTTGGTACAAACTATCCCGAATATTGACTAACGGCGCGGCAAAAATAAAGGAGACCGACATCACTACGGCAAATACGGCCAGCCATTCTTTCGGTAACCAGCCCGACGAGACTGCGATAGCGCCTACGATTAAACCGAACTCGCTATAGTTCGCTAGGTTAAGAGAGGTGCGCCACGAGCTACTCGCCCTAAGGCTGAACAGGTTAAACAACCCAAAGTAAAGCGCAACCTTTAGCGGCAAAAACACAATGAATAACAGTGCAATCATCACTTCGGTCCAACCCGGCATAACTGTCATGCCAACACTAAGAAAGAAACCCACCAAAAACAGCTCCTTAAAACCAAGCAGCGCTTTTGCCATCTCGGGCGCTTTGGCATGGCTCGCGAACAACATGCCAAATACCAACGCCCCTACATCCGCCTTAATCCCGACCAGTTCGAAGATATCTGCACCCACCAGTGCCAACGTAATACCGAATAAAATCAGTAACTCCCCATGCCCCACCTTGTCGAGTATTGTGTACATTAAGAAACGTAAGGGTATGAGCGCGACCAATGCCAACGCCAGAGGCGTTGGTAGCTTTCCCATCGACACCGCGATAAACACAACTGCCGCGATATCCTGCACCACCAGTACACCAATGGCGATACTGCCGTGCTTGGCACTTGTCGCGCCTAGCTCCTCCAAAATTTTCACCGCGAACACGGTGCTGGAGAAGGACATTGCAAAGCCAATAAGTATGGCGGTTCCCAACTCAATATCAGACAAAAGCGGCAAGCGGGTGTACGAAAGAAGCAGCACCATCGAGGCTACCAACAAAGTGGTAACCGACATATGCAGGGTCGCGACGCCCCACACTTCAGGTCGCACTAACGACTTTAACTTGAGCTTAAGCCCAATGGAGAACAGCAACAGCGTAATACCCAAGTCAGCCATCGCACCCAAAAATTCACCACCCTCAGCTCCTAGTGCGTTGAGCAAGAAGCCCGCGGCCAAGAAACCGACCAGAGGCGGCAAACCCACCGACCTTGTCGCTAAACCACAAACGAACGCGATGGCGATCCAGAGAGGATCACTATAATGAATAGAAATGAGTTGTGTATCCATAACCTGCCTATGAAATAAGCCGTGAGTTCATTTGTAATTTGAAGCCTAGCACTTCAACCCAGAAAAACGCCGCCGTACAAAATACCCTATACAGCGTAATCCAAAGCATGAGCCAAGCCCAACCAAGGCCTAACGTGCCCAACGAACAATTGGTGAGGTCTTCAGGCTCAAAGAGTCACTCACTTTAGTCATTTAACCTTAATGACGCTATACACTTTTGCGAGGCTGCGAATACATTTAGAGAGGAAAGATTACATAGATTACAATAACGCCTTACCCACCATCAATTTGCGAGAGCAGCAACAGACTATGATACCGAGCACATAGTTTAAGATTATAATCACGGGCTCAACCAATTGCCCCCCCCATTACTTAATCTAAACCTCGGACATATTACTGTGAGCACGCACCTTCGAAGCAAAAATAAACAAAGCAAACCGAATAACAAAGGCTTGCACTCGAGGAATATGCACCAACAAGGCTATGACCTTCCATCCCTTGTAAAAAGTTACCCGCCACTAGAGCAATACCTTAAGACAAACACGCACGGTAACCTTTCCGTAGAATTCGCAGAGCCTCTAGCCGTAAAAGCCCTAAACACTGCACTACTAAAGCGACACTACAATATTGTCGATTGGGACATCCCAGAAGGCGCGCTTTGTCCACCCATTCCTGGCAGAGCCGATTACATCCATTACATTGCAGAACTGCTTGGCATCGACGTACCTACGCCCAGCAAGGTCAATACACAACCCAGTATTCACTTGCTCGACATTGGAACGGGTGCAAATGGCATCTACCCACTGCTAGCCTGTCAAATATACGGCTGGCAGTGCGTTGGTAGTGATATCAACCCTCTGTCACTTAA is a genomic window of Teredinibacter purpureus containing:
- a CDS encoding cation:proton antiporter family protein; protein product: MDTQLISIHYSDPLWIAIAFVCGLATRSVGLPPLVGFLAAGFLLNALGAEGGEFLGAMADLGITLLLFSIGLKLKLKSLVRPEVWGVATLHMSVTTLLVASMVLLLSYTRLPLLSDIELGTAILIGFAMSFSSTVFAVKILEELGATSAKHGSIAIGVLVVQDIAAVVFIAVSMGKLPTPLALALVALIPLRFLMYTILDKVGHGELLILFGITLALVGADIFELVGIKADVGALVFGMLFASHAKAPEMAKALLGFKELFLVGFFLSVGMTVMPGWTEVMIALLFIVFLPLKVALYFGLFNLFSLRASSSWRTSLNLANYSEFGLIVGAIAVSSGWLPKEWLAVFAVVMSVSFIFAAPLVNIRDSLYQTWRPTLKRFERYKRLSGEENLDLSSVKVVVFGMGRMGTAAYNAMELDDPSHLVGVELDQEKATQHSAEGRNVVYGDATNPDFWTRAPELLVGLDWVLLTLPTHTANMNAALRLKDMGYRGRIAATTKFRDEEDALKAVGVEHTFNIYTEAGLGFANELQSFVSK